The nucleotide window CAGCGTGTAGGTGCCCTCGACCGGCTGGATGCGCAGCTGCTCGGGCTCCTCGATCGGGGGGAGGTCCTCCGGCGGGGCCGTGCGGTCGACGATCGGGCGGCGGGTGGGCACCGGCGGGGGCGGCGGCTCGGTGACGACGGCCAGCGGCGCCTCGGCCATCGCACCGTGGTCGACGCGCGGCAGCGGGATCTCCCCGGTGTCCAGGGTGTCCTGCAGCTCCGCCACAGCGGTCTTGCGGCCCCGGCGGCTGCGCGGCGTCGGCGGCTCGTCCTCCTCGTAGATCTCGTCGAAGGCGTCGTAGTCGGCGTCCTCGTCGTCGCGGCCCAGCTGCCGGTCGACCCAGCCGCGCAGCCGCTCGGGGACCTGGTGCACGGGGGTCGCGGTGACCACGAGCAGGCCGAAGAACGCCAGCAGGACCAGCAGCATGACCGTGACGACGCTGCCGACGCCGGCGGTCAGCGGGGTGCCGACCGCCCAGCCGAGCAGCCCACCGGCACCCGAGCGGGGCCCGGCGTCGGCGTGCGAGCCGACGACGTGGGTGGTGCCGACGACCGCGGCGACCACGCTCACCCAGCCGATGAGCAGCCGCCCGCGCGCCTCGGGGTGCGGTGGGTGGCGCAGCAGCCGGACGGCGACCAGGAACAGCACGACCGGCAGCACCATGGTCAGCGAGCCGATGGCCCAGTGGACGGCGTCGGTGAGCAGCGAGCCGACGGGGCCGATGCCGTCGGTCCAGGCCGCGGCGCCCAGCACGATGGCCAGACCGAGGACGGCGAGGCCGACCCCGTCACGGCGGTGCTCGGGACCCAGCGGCTCGGTCTCGGACGGGCGGGCCACGGAGCGGGCCACGCCGCCGGCGCCGCGGGCCAGCAGGCCCCAGGCACCCGACGCCCCGCGCCACAGGCTGCCGGCGAGCGGGGAGCTCTTCTTCGGCGCGGGACGGCGGGCGGCCGTGGCACCGGTCTTCTTCGCGGGGGGCCGCTTCTTGGCAGTCGAGCCGCCGGCGCGCGGGCGGGCAGGGCTGCCGCCGCGAGCAGGCGCCCGGTTCGACGTCGTCGCGCGAGCAGGCATGCTCCGACGGTAAACCGCGACCGGAGACCCCGGCCCCATTGCGCACAGCGTGTCCGGATCCGGTTCCGATCGTCCAGTCCCGGCGCCGGCTGGACGGTCGCAGCGCCCACCGGCCACGCTCGTTACGGTCAGACCCGTGACCGCTCCTGCGCAGACGCTCCCCTTCGGCAGCTGGCCCACCCCGATCACCTCCGAGCTCGTCGTGCGCGCCGCCGCCCGGCTGGGCGAGGTCGTCGTCGACGGGGACGACGTCTGGTGGGCCGAGGGCCGGCCCAGCGAGGGCGGTCGCACCGCCCTGGTCCGCCGCTCCCCCGACGGGACGACGACCGACCTGCTCCCGCCGCCGTGGAACGCCCGCACCCGCGTGCACGAGTACGGCGGCGGCGCGTGGACGGTCTCGGCCGGCGCCGTGTGGCTCACCGCCTACGACGACCAGCGGCTGTACCGGGTCGCGGCCGGCAGCACCGAGCCGGTGGCGGTGACGCCCGAGCCGGAGCTGCCCGCCGGCGTCCGGTACGCCGACCTGTCCGTCGTCGAGGACGGCGCGGCGGTGCTCGCCGTCCGGGAGACCCACACCGCGAGCGGCGCCTCCGCCGACGTCGTCCACGAGGTGGTGCGGGTCGCCGTCGACGGCACCACCGAGGTGCTGGTGCACGGGCCCGACTTCGTCTCCGACCCGCGCCGCTCCCCCGACGGTTCGCTGTCCTGGCTGCAGTGGCAGCACCCGGACATGCCCTGGGACGCCGCCGAGCTGGTGGTCCGCGCGCCCGACGGCACCGAGACGGTGGTGGCCGGCGGCCGGTCCGGGGCGCAGCCGGAGTCGGTCGTGCAGCCGACCTGGGCCGCGGACGGGTCGCTGTGGTTCTTCGCCGACCGCACCGACGTGTGGGCGCTCTACCGCTGGACCCCCGCCGCGGGCATCGAGCTCGTGCTCGACCCGGGCAGTGACATCGCCGGCCCGCAGTGGGTGTTCGGGCAGAGCCGGTTCGCCCTGCTGTCCGGTGGCCGGGTGGCGCTGGCGTACGGCCGGGACGGCGCCGACCGGCTCGCCGTCCGCGAGGCCGACGGCACCGTGCGCGAGCTGCCGTCGCAGTACGCCTCGTTCGGCCAGCTGCGCGCCGCCGGCGAAGCCGTGGTGTGCGTCGCCGGTGGCCCGACGTCGGAGTCGGTGGTGCTGCGCACCTCCCTGGACGGTGCCGGTGAGGTGCTCCGGCCCGCCCGCGAGCTCGGCCTGGACGCCGGCTGGTTCTCCCGCCCGCAGCACGTCACCTTCCCGACCGTGCCGGGCGACTCCGGCGTCGGTGAGGCGCACGCGCTGTTCTACCCGCCGGCCAACCCGCAGGTGACCGGACCGGACGACGAGCGCCCGCCGCTGCTGGTGCTGGTGCACGGCGGGCCGACGTCGGCCGCCCGGGCCGTGCTCGACCTCGGCGTGCAGTACTGGACCTCCCGCGG belongs to Modestobacter sp. L9-4 and includes:
- a CDS encoding prolyl oligopeptidase family serine peptidase → MTAPAQTLPFGSWPTPITSELVVRAAARLGEVVVDGDDVWWAEGRPSEGGRTALVRRSPDGTTTDLLPPPWNARTRVHEYGGGAWTVSAGAVWLTAYDDQRLYRVAAGSTEPVAVTPEPELPAGVRYADLSVVEDGAAVLAVRETHTASGASADVVHEVVRVAVDGTTEVLVHGPDFVSDPRRSPDGSLSWLQWQHPDMPWDAAELVVRAPDGTETVVAGGRSGAQPESVVQPTWAADGSLWFFADRTDVWALYRWTPAAGIELVLDPGSDIAGPQWVFGQSRFALLSGGRVALAYGRDGADRLAVREADGTVRELPSQYASFGQLRAAGEAVVCVAGGPTSESVVLRTSLDGAGEVLRPARELGLDAGWFSRPQHVTFPTVPGDSGVGEAHALFYPPANPQVTGPDDERPPLLVLVHGGPTSAARAVLDLGVQYWTSRGFAVADVDYRGSTGYGRRYRDALQGNWGIADLDDVVSCAQWLAGDGRVDPARLAIRGGSAGGYTTLAALTFRPGVFAAGASHYGVADLAALAADTHSFESRYLDGLIAPWPSGADVYAERSPIHHVDALDTPLAVFQGDEDRVVPPEQAEMMVAALRAKGVPHAYLLFAGEQHGFRKAANIRAALDGELSFYAQVLGFTLPAEEGITPIEVVR